CACATCCATACTCTTACAATAAAAATACACCTTCGAAGTGCGGTCCTCGGTTCAGCTGTTCTCATTCCGCTCCAACGCCGTCCTTCCATCCAATGGGTATTAGAGCAGCTGCTACGTTCGAAACGCCTCGTTCTGTGGCCAACAAATTGAACTGCGCAGCTGCATTTCTCGTGTCCAGGATTTCAATTCGCATACCAAGTTCCGATATAAGTCGTCTCGTTTCGGGTGCCAATGGCATAATAGATGGGCCGACCCCGATGATAAGAAGATCTGTAACTCAATTAGCAAAGAGCATTCCCCTCAATGATGCAAAATATCACATGACGCAAGTAACGAGGATGAAAACATACCAGGTCGGGGCCACAGTAGATCAAATAGCGCAAATGCCTTTGGTGGTAGCTCAAACTGgcccttcttgttgacaagatTCATTGAGCCTTTGGCCTCCCACGGACGCCAGTTGAATACCTCGCCGTCAATCAACAAAACGCCATTACCGCCTGTCACAGTAATACCACTGTTCAGTCCAAATCCATCATACATGCACACGTCGACCGAAGTTGAAGGCGCTGGGGTGTTGCCGAGCACGTCGAGCTCGGCAAAGTCGGTTGGGGGAGGCTGCGCTGGTGGCTGTTGGTCCTTTCTCCGGCTTGGAAGGGCGTGGAACAGTCGGCGGCTTGACGTAGAGGCTTGGGAACGAGGTGAGACTGTCGAGGTGGCGGCTCTAAAAACTGTAGTCGCGGATCTAGGTCGCTGCGTCTGGACGAGAGCTTGGCACACTGCTCGTTGTGCGCTGCAAGGCCGGATGAGACTTCGTGATGCCATGACAGAATGCCAATCGTGCCAATATCGTGGGTTTCAAGGTAGTTGCACGGTTGTGTTAGAGGGAAGGATTTCTTGTTTCGATGTAGGAACTGGAAGAGCTTGTCCAAGTAAGTGGGGGATAGATAATTTTAGCACGTCATGATTTCACCTCGCCTTATTCAGTCTACGAATTTGAGATGGCACAAATGGAGAATCCGTTCTAAGGACAAGGATTCAATGAAACACATATTGTCAACCTGTGGATGTAATTTGAACCAGTTGGTGCCATTAACTTTTATCTCACTTTCACGGTCATAATTTTTTGACACCTTCGCCACACCAACAATACTTCGTCACTCATGCATAATCCACGCcagcttgatgttctttcTCATTCAAGTCACCAAGAGGATAGTAGCAGTCCTAAGACGGCGGACGGCCAACCATTTGGCACCGGCCCGATGTATCATGCAGTCCCTTTTTGCCTAATGAACACCAAAGCAATGAACCGAGTCCTCAGAGTTCCTTGCCTTTCCCACGCAAAGCCTAACCTAGCAATGGAGATTGcatttatttcttcttctggctctgctcctgctccttgAGCACCTTCTTGAcgatcttctgctcctcaatAAGGAAAGCTCGGACGATACGGTCGCGGACACAGTTGCCACATCGGGAACCACCGTAGGCGCGCTGGACggtcttcttgggcttggagATCTGAGAGTACTCGCGGGGTCGGAGAGCGGGAATCTATACAAGAATTGAGTCAGTTCCGATATTCCATGGTAGTGGATAATCCTTTGCGACAGAGGGTTAAGACAAAAATGAGAAGCCGACTGGTCGGTTGGTTCATGCCAAATCTCGTTCCTCTCGTGAGATGTAAagcccttggccttgacattgCAGCCCCTCACTATCTCGCATGCCAGCCAGTGCCCGTTTGCCATCCTCGTGTTGTCTCATCCCTCATATCGCACAAGATTCGCTTGTATTGGTCAACTTACGCCGATGAGCTTGGAGCCGCAGTCACCACACTTGGGAACGGTGCCGCGCTTCTTGATGTGCAGCACACGGAGCTCACCACCTGGGGTACGCACGGTGCGTGTGGTATTAGAGCTGGTATTCCAACTGGGAGCATGGTTAGTTCTTGATCGTATGGCCGTGTCGGAAGTATGAGGCTGTATGGCGAGAGCTGGTATCTCGACATATTTCGAGAGCGAAAAGACTCGACAGCTTCGTAGGGAAAAACTCACCCGTTACGGCGGCGGTAGGTGACTCTGTGGTTAACCATTGTAGCGGCTTGGTGATTTGACTGAGCTGCTCGGGTTAGTTGGTGTTGGACGTTGGTCGCGAGAGTAGGAGAGGAGATTTCGCAAAACACTCGAGTTGTTAATTCTGTGTGGGTGTGTAAAATTCGTGGTGGGACTAGCGTGCTTAGCACGTGACACAGCCACACTGTGGCTCAGCACTTCCCCAAGCCACGGGCTCCACTTGGATGTCAAAGAGATCTTCAGGTAAGGACGtagctaggggaggaaagaaaactcgggaccttgatcctaaatgacaaaaaagaTTTAcgtaaattattataatcttagcctaaatttaggatattctttgctgagtttattttgacgcCTTATAACAACGCCTGATGTTTTCTGGCTCTCCAAGGGGTAGTTTCAATTAGTTGGTGGTAATCTGGAGATAAAGAGAAGCAACAAGTTTCATTTGTATCAGTTTCGCAGAAACAGAGCATATCTCTGTGCTTGCCGAGCGCCACCGAACAGTCTGAGTTAGGTGAAAGAATTCACTGTTATTTAATGAATAGACGATATGCTACAACAGAGGGACGCATCGAAAGAGTGCACCAGGCTTTGCTTTTTAGACTACCTAAAGAGACCTAAAACTCAGGATAGGTCGCAGATTTGACTCTCTGAAACATTCACCCTGATATCTCTCTTAACTTACTCTGAACAATATATGGGGGTGCCGGTTCTTGGAATTCCTCCTTGCCCAGACACGGCTCTTACCCACGGCCGATCTCGCGTCTAACTCAACTACTTGTATTTGGATGCATACAAATATTCTTTTGAAGTTTTACCAAATACAGAAACAGTGTCAATACCGAGATGTTGAGTCTTGACTGAACCTGGTGCCATATTCTCCTGACTATAAGTCACGATAGGACTCGATAAGTTATCAGCATGAAAGAATATCTTTATTCTAGTGAATGTTTAGAAATAAGATCAGTCGGTAGAAGATAAGGAAATCGTTCATATTCATCACTATTGGTTCAGAGTTCCCTCCCCGAGAACTTTGAATCTTAGATACCTACTCAAGCTATACATTAGTACCCTATGATTTGGAGATACAGAAGATTATAAGTTTTCGCAGTCCACGTTCTAGACACATCACATAGAGGGGTTAGTAAATAACATATAGACTAGACTAAGCTAGGCATAAAGATTGCAAAAGGTTCAATGCCATTGTCCAATTATGATCGATCTGCCTCCTCTGGTAGCTCGGTGTCGGCCTTCCGATGTGTCCTCCGCCGTCAATCGTGATGCAGTTAGCGAACCGaaagttaatataaagctaCGGAGCAGTCAGGAAGCCAATTCATAGCAGGGG
This genomic stretch from Fusarium fujikuroi IMI 58289 draft genome, chromosome FFUJ_chr09 harbors:
- a CDS encoding probable RPL34B-ribosomal protein L34.e, which produces MVNHRVTYRRRNGWNTSSNTTRTVRTPGGELRVLHIKKRGTVPKCGDCGSKLIGIPALRPREYSQISKPKKTVQRAYGGSRCGNCVRDRIVRAFLIEEQKIVKKVLKEQEQSQKKK